From the genome of Methanofollis sp., one region includes:
- a CDS encoding flagellin produces the protein MSSEAITTAILLIGAVIAAGVLVNAIFPIIYTISDTAGSTSHAVDRQVRTDVKVINTFASASGPTAKIWLKNVGSVRIAANDLEGADIFIGKTGDFDRISYPGDWTFTILDGGPDYWQPGATVRIDANTNLLPDTSGDVVYFQIVLPGGTVRSTEFTAGA, from the coding sequence ATGTCGAGCGAAGCCATTACGACTGCTATATTGCTCATCGGTGCTGTAATAGCAGCCGGAGTGCTCGTCAATGCAATCTTTCCCATAATTTATACCATCTCTGACACGGCAGGATCGACATCCCATGCCGTGGATCGACAGGTCCGCACAGACGTCAAGGTCATCAACACTTTTGCCTCGGCCTCCGGCCCGACCGCAAAGATCTGGCTGAAAAATGTCGGTTCGGTCAGGATCGCGGCGAATGATCTGGAAGGCGCAGATATTTTTATCGGGAAGACCGGCGATTTCGACCGGATCTCCTACCCCGGCGACTGGACTTTCACCATCCTCGACGGCGGCCCCGACTACTGGCAACCCGGTGCGACGGTCCGGATCGACGCCAACACCAATCTTCTCCCTGATACCTCCGGAGATGTCGTCTACTTCCAGATCGTGCTGCCCGGCGGGACGGTGAGGTCCACAGAATTCACGGCAGGTGCATGA
- a CDS encoding ATPase domain-containing protein: MAEESKESLSDLLGGSDKKILSTGNKELDKKIADGLPLESLTLIEGENDTGKSVLTQQIVWGAMKQGLNVDLFTTENTTKSFINQMESMSLDISDYFAWGYLRVYPLHTVGFEWNKEDMQGVLQTIITHIQRSTSQVAVIDSLTLFTEYASTDMILTFFTNCKNLVDHGKTILITLHTYAFEADTLVRIRSICDAHLFMKKALVGDKYVMMLEVVKVRGAQKTTGNIISFEVHPGYGMKIIPMTYAKV; this comes from the coding sequence ATGGCAGAAGAATCAAAAGAATCCCTTAGCGACCTCCTTGGCGGCAGTGACAAGAAGATCCTCTCCACCGGGAACAAAGAGCTCGACAAGAAGATCGCAGACGGACTCCCTCTCGAGTCCTTAACCCTCATCGAAGGGGAGAACGATACAGGCAAGAGCGTCCTGACCCAGCAGATCGTCTGGGGCGCCATGAAACAGGGGCTCAATGTGGACCTCTTCACCACCGAGAACACCACCAAGAGTTTCATCAACCAGATGGAGTCGATGAGCCTTGACATCTCAGACTACTTTGCCTGGGGATATCTGCGGGTATATCCCCTCCATACCGTCGGTTTCGAATGGAACAAGGAGGACATGCAGGGCGTCCTCCAGACGATCATCACCCATATCCAGAGGAGCACGTCCCAGGTCGCCGTCATCGACTCCCTGACGCTCTTCACCGAGTACGCCTCGACCGACATGATCCTCACCTTCTTCACGAACTGCAAGAACCTCGTCGACCACGGCAAGACCATCCTGATCACCCTGCACACCTATGCCTTCGAGGCCGACACCCTGGTGCGTATCAGGTCGATCTGCGACGCCCACCTTTTCATGAAGAAGGCGCTCGTCGGCGACAAGTACGTGATGATGCTCGAAGTGGTGAAGGTCCGCGGGGCGCAGAAGACAACAGGGAACATCATCAGTTTCGAGGTCCACCCCGGTTATGGCATGAAGATCATCCCGATGACCTACGCAAAGGTCTGA